The nucleotide window GCCGGAGATGCACAGCCGGATCGTGGTGAGATCGTAGCCCTTGGTCATCTCGGAATTGTTGATCGCGGTGTAGATGGTCGGCACGCCGGGAAACAGCGTGATCTTCTTTCGCCGGATCGTGTCGAGCAGCATCTTCAGCTCGAAGCGCGGCATCAACACCATCTCGGCCGCCAGCACCACCGAGAGGTTTTGCGCCACCGTCATCGCGAAGACGTGGAAGAACGGCAGCACGCAGAGCATCTTCTCCTCGCCGACCTTCGCCTCGCAGAAGATCGAGCGCATCTGCTCGATATTCGCGGCAAGGTTGGTGTGGGTCAGCATCGCCCCCTTGGGAACGCCGGTCGTGCCGCCGGTGTATTGCAGCACGGCGATGTCGGTATCGGGGCGGATGTCGGCAACGCGCGGGCTGGCGCCGTGGCCGACGACTTCCGAAAAGCGCGGATGCGCGGCATCCTGCGGCACGCGCGCCCGGTCGCCGCGCTTGAACAGCTGGAACAGCAGCTTCTTGGGCTGGGGCAGGATATCGGCCATCGGGCAGACGATGACGCGGTCGAGCGTTCCCTCGCGCCGCACCGCCTCCACCTTGTCGTAGATGACCTTGAGATCCATGGTCACCATGATGCGCGTGCCGCTGTCCCGCGCCTGGAACGACAGTTCCCGCTCCACGTAGAGCGGGTTGAAGTTCACCACGATGCCGCCGATCTTCAGCACCGCGAAATAGAAGATCGTGTAGTAGGGCGTGTTGGGCAGGCACAGGCCCACCTTGTCGCCCTTGACCACGCCCATCGCCTGAAGGCCGGCCGCCGCCCGGTCGGTCAGCGCCGCGATCTCGGCATAGGTCCAGCCCTTGCCGAGGAAGTCCATGGCCGGTCGCCGGCCATGCTCCCTGGCGGCCGTGTCGAGATAGGTGTGCATCGGCTGCGGACGAAAAGCGGCAAGCCAGACCTGCGGTTCGCTCACGATGGTTCCTCCCGGACCCGGCACGTGGATCGTGCCCTGTTGTTGCACGGCGCCCGCCCCTCCCGCAGACCCGCGGCCGGCTTCGCCGGCACAGTCAACATGGGCAAGCCTTCCCTTTACGTCAACGTAAAATCCGACTCTCCGGCGGCGCTCCGGCCTTGCGCCAGTCTACCACGCGGCGACTCTACCACGCGGCGGCCGAGATCGGCATCGCGGCAGTCGCCACGCTCAACCGAGCAGCGCGAAACGGTCGACGTCGAACATCCCGCGATCCGTGATCTTCAGATGCGGGATGACCGGCAGCGGCAGGAAGGCGACCTGCAGGAACGGCTCGGGCAGCGTACAGCCCAGCGCACGGGCGGCGATCCGCAGCGACTCCAAGGCATGGCGAACCTCCTCGAACGAGGCAAGGCTCATCAGCCCGGCAACGGGAAGGGCAAGCTCCGCCATCACCGTGTCGCCGCGCGCCACGACGAACCCGCCCTGCAGCTCGGCGATCCGGTTGACCGCCGTCGCCATCGAGGCGTCGTCGCAGCCGACAACGCAGATATTGTGGCTGTCATGGCCGACGGAGGAGGCGATCGCCCCGCCCTGCAAGCCGAACCCGGAGACGAAGCCGCGGCCGATATTGCCGTTCTTCCCGTGCCGCTCCACCACCGCGACCTTGGCGACATCGGCAGCGGGATCGGCCAGCAACCCGCCCTCCCCCTCCGGCAGGCTGCGGGACAGGTGCTCCGTGATGATCCGGCCCGGCACCACGCCGATGACGGCGCGCTCGTTCGAGCCGGTCGCCGCAATGCGGAAGTCCTCCGCGGTCACGGGACGCTGCAGGCGCACGCTGTCGAGCCCGACCGGCTGCAGCGACTGGCGCGCGGCGAAGGCCGCCTCGTCCACCGGACGCCCCGCCGCGATGACCGAATGGACGCGGCAGTCCTCCAGATCGTCGAGAAGCACGATATCGGCGCGCCAGCCCGGCGCCACCTGCCCCCGGTCGCGCAGGCCGAAGGCGACCGCCGCCGACCAGCTGGCCGCGCGATAGGCGTCGCAAGGCCGGGCGCCGCGGGCGATCAGCCGCCGGATCATGCTGTCGAGATGGCCTTCCTCGGCAATGTCGAGCGGATTGCGGTCGTCGGTGCAAAGGCACACGAAGGAAGATGCGTCCGGCGTCAGGATCTCGGCCAGAGCCTCCAGGTCCTTCGACACCGAGCCCTCCCGGATCAGGATGGTCATGCCCTTGGCGAGCTTCTCGCGCGCTTCCGCCGCCGTGGTCGCCTCGTGGTCGGTGCGGATGCGCGCTGCAAGATAGCCGTTGAGATCGAGCCCCGACAGCAGCGGCGCGTGCCCGTCGATATGACCGTCCTGGAAGGCCGCCAGCTTGGCGATGGCGCCGGGATCGCGCGCCAGCACGCCGGGAAAATTCATGAATTCCGCCAGGCCGATCACCTTCGGATGGTCGCGGAACGGTTCGAGATCCTCGATCTCGAGCCGCGCGCCGGCCGTTTCGAATGCGGTCGCCGGCACGCAGGACGACAGATTGACCCGCAGGTCCATCAGCGTGCGCTCGGACGCATCGAGGAAATAGCGGATACCCGCCGCGCCCAGCACATTGGCGATCTCGTGCGGGTCGCAGATCGCGGTCGTCACGCCGTGCGGCAGCACGCAGCGGTCGAATTCGAGCGGCGTCACCAGCGACGATTCGACATGCAGATGCGTGTCGATGAAGCCCGGAACCACGATGCGCCCGCCGCCGTCGATTTCGCGTTTCCCGCGATAGCGTCCATGCGTCCCGACGATCCGGTCGCCGACAATCGCCACATCCGTCTCCGTCAGCGACCCGTCGATCACCGAGAACAGGCGCACGTTCCGCAGGACGAGATCCGCAGGCTCCTCCCCGCGCCCGGCGGCAATCGCCCGTTCGAGAAAGGCCCGTGTTTCCATCGTGTTCGGCATGTCGCGCTCCCTGCCGTGCGATCCCTGCACCTTGCCTTGCACCCAAGCATGGCACAAGCACGGCAGGGCGCGCCAGCGCCACCGGACGTTGCGGATTCCGCGCTGCAGCACGGAAAGCGGATTGACAAGCGCCGCCCGTCGATAATTAATAAATCAACTTAAAGAAATAAATCGTCCAACCGCCCGGCAGAGGCGGGGCGGTCGGTGAGGGAGGATTTCTCGTGGCAAGGCGCCCGCTCGTCGGACAGGGATCGAATTCCGTTCAGTTGCGCCGCTACAACGAGCGCATCGTGCTGCAGGTGCTGCGCCGTGTCGGCGACGCGTCCAAGGCGGATCTGGCGCGCCTCGCCCAGCTGACCAACGCGGCCATCGGCGGCATCATCCAGGACCTGACGGCCAGCGGCCTCATCGAGACGCTGGGCAAGCGGCACGACGGCGGGCGCGGCCAGCCGGCGACCATGCTGCGCCTGTCCGCCACCGGGGCCTACGGTTTCGGCGTGCGTATCGACCGCACCTCGATCGAGACGGTGCTGGCGGATTTTTCCGGCCGCATCATCGGCCGGCAGTCGCACGACCGGTTCCTGCCCGAGCCCGAGCGGGTCGTCGACATCGTCGCCCGCGACATCGCCATCCTGCTGCGGCTGATCTCGCCGCAGGAGCATGCGCGCATTGCCGGCGTCGGCGTCGCCATGCCGTTCAACCTCGGCTCCTGGCTGCACGAGCTCGGCCTGCCCAAGGCGAATTTCCACCTGTGGGACGACATCGACTTCAAGCAGATGCTGGAAGAGACGGTCGACTTCCCGGTCTTTTCCGAGAACGACGGCACTGCCGCCGCCATCGCCGAGCTGTTCTCCGGTGCCGGCCGCCATGCCGACGACTTCCTCTACCTGTTCCTCGGTCCCGCCATCGGCGGCGGCGTCGTCTATGGCGGCGACTGCGTGAAGGGCGTCCAGGGCAATGCCGGCGACGTCGCCATGATCCCGGTGCCGCGCAGCCGGCTCGCCTCCGCCCCCGCCCCGCGCGGGGAGATGGACATCCTGCTGACCCGCGCCTCTCTCTCGGCGCTGAAGCGCCACCTTGCCCATCACGGCATCGTCGCGGAGACGCGGGACGACCTGGAGCGCGCGGCCGAAAGCGGCCACCCGGCGGTAGAAGAGTGGCTGGAGGATTGCGTCGCCGCGCTGACCCCGGCGATCTGGTCGGCGATCTCGCTGATCGACGTGCCGCTGGTGGTGATCGACTTCGACATCGACGGCGGCCTGCCGCAGCGCCTGATCGACGACCTGACCCGCTCGCTGGCGCTGGCCGCGCCGCAGTCGCGCGTGCCGCCGCGCCTGCGCCGCGGCTCCTTCGGCCAGGACGCGGGCGCTGTCGGCGCCGCCAACCTGCCGATCTTCTTCAACTATTCGCCCCGTACCGCGATCCCGACCGCGAACGAGGGCAAACGAGGTGCTGCCGATGCCGCCGCGCGCAAGGCGCGCAAGGACGTCGAGCCCGCACAGGATGGCCGCCCGGCTTGAGGGGCCGGACGGCCTGCGATCCGATCGCAAGCCAACTGGGAGGAACTGACAATGCTTAGGAAACTCATGCTCGCCGGCACCGTGCTCGGCATGGCCGCGGCCACTCCGGCGCTCGGCGCCGACATCTCCGCGTGCCTCGTCACCAAGACCGACACCAACCCGTTCTTCGTCAAGATGAAGGAAGGCGCCACCGCCAAGGCGGCAGAACTGGGCATCGAACTGAAGTCCTATGCCGGCAAGATCGACGGCGACCACGAGAGCCAGGTCGCGGCCATCGAGACCTGCATCGCCGACGGCGCCAAGGGCATCCTCATCACCGCCTCCGACACCAAGGGTATCGTCGACAGCGTCAAGCAGGCACGCGATGCCGGCATCCTGGTGATCGCGCTCGACACGCCGCTGGAGCCCGTCGACGCGGCCGACGCGACCTTCGCCACGGACAATTTCAAGGCCGGCGAGCTGATCGGCCAGTGGGCCCGCGCCACGCTCGGCGATGCGGCCGCCGACGCCAGGATCGCCATGCTCGACCTTGCCGTCAGCCAGCCCTCCGTCGGCGTGCTGCGCGACCAGGGCTTCCTGACCGGCTTCGGCATCGACGTGAAGGACCCGAACCGCTGGGGCGACGAGGACGATCCGCGCATCGTCGGCAACGACGTGACCGCCGGCAACGAGGAAGGCGGCCGCCGCGCCATGGAGAACCTCCTGACCAAGGATCCCATGGTCAACGTCGTCTACACGATCAACGAGCCCGCCGCCGCCGGCGCCTATGAGGCGCTGAAGGCGATGGGCCGCGAGAACGACGTGCTGATCGTCTCGGTGGACGGCGGTTGCCCGGGCGTGAAGAACGTCGTCGAAGGCGTGATCGGCGCCACCTCGCAGCAGTATCCGCTGCTGATGGCCTCGCTCGGCATCGAGGCGATCAAGACCTTCGCCGAGACCGGTGCCAAGCCGGAGCCGACGCCGGGCAAGAATTTCTTCGACACGGGCGTCGCGCTGGTCACGGACAAGCCGGCGGAGGGCGTTCCCTCCATCGACACGAAGGAAGGCATGGACAAGTGCTGGGGCTGATGCCCCGCATCGCAGACTGACGACGGCTCCGCGCGGGACGGCAACGCCCCTCCCGCGCGGGCCATCTTAAAGTCCAGGCATTCCAGTCCAGGCACCGTTGCGGGGGAGGAGACCCAATGAGCGACGCACAGACATCCGCAAAACACGACTTCGAAAAGGGCCTCGACGGAAGCTCCTCGGAGGTTGCCGCCTTCGAGCGCCCTGCCCGCCCGCTCATCGACCGGATCCAGCACCGGCTGCATGCCCGCCCCGAATTCGTGCCGCTGATCGTCCTGGTGCTGTCGCTGGCGGTGTTCGGCATCCTGCTCGGCTCGAAATTCTTCTCGCCCTTCGCCCTGACGCTCATTCTCCAGCAGGTGGCCATCGTCGGCATCGTCGGCTGCGCCCAGTCGCTGGTGATCCTGACCGCCGGCATCGACCTGTCGGTCGGCGCGATCATGGTCCTGTCCTCGGTGGTGATGGGCCAGTTCACCTTCCGCTACGGGCTGCCGCCCGAGATCGCCGTGCTGTGCGGCCTTGCCTGCGGCACCTTCTGCGGCTTCATCAACGGCGCTCTGGTCGCCTGGATGCGCCTGCCGCCCTTCATCGTCACGCTCGGCATGTGGCAGATCGTGCTGGCGGCCAACTTCCTCTACTCGGCCAACGAGACGATCCGCAGCCAGGACATCGAGGCGCAGGCCCCGATCCTCCAGTTCTTCGGCGAGAAGTTCAGCATCGGCGGCGCGGTCTTCACCTATGGCGTCATCGCCATGTTCCTGCTGGTGCTGATCCTCAACTACGTGCTGAACCACACCGCCTGGGGACGGCATGTCTATGCCATCGGCGACGATCCGGAGGCGGCGGAGCTGGCCGGCGTGCGCGTCGCCCGCATGCGCATCTCGGTCTACACGCTGGCCGGCCTCATCTGCGCCATCGGCGGCTGGGCAATGATCGGCCGCCTCGGCTCGGTCTCCCCGACCACCGGCCAGTTCACCAACATCGAATCCATCACCGCGGTGGTGATCGGCGGCATCTCGCTGTTCGGCGGGCGCGGCTCGATCCTCGGCATGCTGTTCGGCGCGCTCATCGTCGGCGTGTTCTCGCTCGGCCTGCGCCTCATCGGCACCGATCCGCAATGGACCTACCTGCTCATCGGCATGCTGATCATCGGCGCCGTCGCCATCGACCAGTGGATCAGAAAGGTTGCAGCATGACCCGCGAACCGATCCTCACCGCCCGCGGCCTCGTCAAGCGCTACGGCCGCGTCGTCGCCCTCGACCGGGCCGACTTCGACCTCTATCCCGGCGAGATCCTCGCCGTGATCGGCGACAATGGCGCCGGCAAGTCGACCCTGATCAAGGCGATCTCCGGTGCCGTCGTTCCCGACGAGGGCGAGATCCGGCTGGAAGGCAGGCCGGTCAACTTCTCCTCGCCGATGCGGGCCCGCGAAGCCGGCATCGAGACGGTCTACCAGAACCTTGCCCTGTCGCCGGCGCTGTCGATTGCCGACAACCTGTTCATGGGCCGCGAGTTGCGCAGCCCCGGCTGGATGGGCAAGTACCTGCGCAAGCTCGACCGCAAGGCGATGGAGAAGATCGCCCGCGAAAAGCTCTCCGAACTCGGCCTGATGACCATCCAGAACATCAACCAGGCGGTGGAGACCCTGTCCGGCGGCCAGCGCCAGGGCGTTGCCGTGGCACGCGCTGCCGCCTTCGGCTCCAAGGTGGTGATCATGGACGAGCCGACCGCCGCCCTCGGCGTCAAGGAAAGCCGCAAGGTCCTCGACCTGATCCGCGACGTGAAGGCGCGCGGCCTGCCCATCGTGCTGATTTCCCACAACATGCCGCATGTCTTCGAGGTCGCCGACCGCATCCATATCCATCGCCTCGGGCGTCGTGCCTGTGTCATAAGGCCGGACGATTTCTCCATGTCCGACGCTGTCGCCATCATGACCGGCGCGATGGAACCGCCGCAGGCCGCGGCGGCCTGACGATGAGACAAGACCCGCCGATCCCGATGCCTCGAAGGAGCTCCGTTCAATGATTCTCGTCTGCGGCGAAGCGCTGTTCGACCTGTTTGCCGAGGACGGCGGCGGCGGGCAGCTGACGCTCGATGCCCGCATCGGCGGCTCGCCCTTCAATGTCGCCGTGGGCCTTGCGCGGCTCGAGGTTCCGGTCGCCTATTTCGGCGGCCTGTCGCGCGACTTCTTCGGCCGCCGTCTCAAGGGCGCGCTGGAAACGGAAGGCGTCGACACCTCCCTCGTCGTCGACAGCGACGCGCTGACCACCCTCAGCGTCGTCGGCCTCGATGCCTCGGGAAGCCCGGCCTATTCGTTCTACGGGGAAGGCGCGGCCGACCGGCTGGTCTCGCCGGACGACCTGCCCGTGCTTCCGGAGGGCGTCGACACGATCCATCTGGGCTCGTTCTCCGCCCTGGTCCCGCCGGTCGGCGACAGCCTGCTGCAGCTGGTCCGGCGCGAGCATGGGCGTCGCCTCGTCGCCTATGATCCGAACATCCGGCCCACGGTCGTTGCCGACCTTGCCGCCTGGCGCGGCCGGCTCGACGACCTCCTGCCGCATGTCGACCTCTTGAAGATCAGCGCCGAGGATGCCGAGACGCTGTTTCCCGGCGCCGATCCGGCCGAGCTGGCGCGCGGCTGGCTTGCCCGCGGTCCCGCCCTCGTCATCGTGACGCGCGGGCGAGAGGGCGCGAGCGCCTTCACCGCGACCGCAAGCGCCAGCGTGCCCGGGCGCAGCGTTGCCGTCGTCGACACGGTCGGGGCCGGCGACACGTTCCAGGCTGCCCTGCTGGCACGGCTCGGCGAGACCGCCGCCCGCAGCCGCGCGACACTCTCCGCTTTGGGGGAAGACGCGCTCGCCGATCTCCTCGATTATGCAGGCAGAGCCTCTGCCGTCACCTGTACCCGGCGTGGAGCGGACCTCCCCCGCCGCGCCGAACTTCTCGCCTGACAGCGAAACCGCACAAGTGAAAGGACCGCCATGGCCGCGCGTGTCATCGAAGTCGCCCCGTTCGACCTGATCGTTTTCGGGGCCACCGGCGATCTGGCGCACAGGAAGCTGCTGCCCGCCCTCTATCACCGCGATCTCGACGGGCAGATCCCGCTGGATGCCCGCATTCTCGCCTGCTCGCGGCGCGACATGTCCGACAGCGACTATCGCGAGTTCGCCCGCGAAGCGATCAGCGAGCATGTCTCGGACATCGAGGACGAGGCGCTGGCGCGGTTTCTCGACCGCCTCTCATACCTTGCCGTCGATGCGGCAGGCGAGCGGGGCTGGACCGAGCTCGCCTCCGCCCTGACGGGCCGCGAGGACGTGGTGCGCGCGTTCTATCTCGCGGTCTCGCCCGACTTCTTCGGCCCGATCTGCGAGCGGATCGGCGCCCATGGCCTGACCACTGAGCTTGCCCGCGTCGTCATCGAGAAGCCCATCGGCAAGGACGGCGAGTCGGCGCGCAAGGTGAACGCCGCCATCGGCGCGGTGTTCCGCGAGGACCAGATCTTCCGCATCGACCACTATCTCGGCAAGGAGACGGTGCAGAACCTGATGGCCCTGCGCTTCGCCAATGCCCTGTTCGAGCCGCTTTGGAACGCCGCCCATATCGACCATGTGCAGATCACCGTGGCCGAGGCGCTCGGCGTCGAGGGCCGCGCCGGCTATTACGACACGGCCGGCGCGATGCGCGACATGGTGCAGAACCATATCCTCCAGCTGCTGTGCCTGGTCGCCATGGAGCCGCCCGAGTCGATGGACGCGGATTCGGTGCGCGACGAGAAGCTGAAGGTGCTCAAGGCGCTGAGGCCGATGGATGCCGATCTCGCCTCCCGCACCACGGTGCGCGGCCAGTACCGGGCCGGAGCTTCGGCGGGCGGCGCGGTGCCGGGATATCTGGAAGAGCTGAGCAACCCCGCATCCGAAACCGAGACCTTCGTCGCGGTGAAGGCCGAGATCGCCAACTGGCGCTGGGCCAATGTTCCCTTCTACCTGCGCACCGGCAAGCGCCTTGCAACCCGCGTGTCGGAGATCGTCGTGCAGTTCCGCCCGATCCCGCACTCGATCTTCGGCGAGGAAGCCGGCGCGATCCCCCCGAACCGGCTCGTCATCCGCCTGCAGCCGGACGAGGGCGTGCGCATGCAGGTGATGATCAAGGACCCCGGCCCCGGCGGCATGCGCCTGCGGCAGGTGCCGCTCGACATGTCCTTCGCCAAGGCCTTTGCCGTGCGCAACCCGGACGCCTACGAGCGGCTGATCATGGACGTGATCCGCGGCAACCAGACCCTGTTCATGCGCCGCGACGAGGTGGAAGCTGCCTGGGCCTGGGTCGACCCGATCCTGCAGGCCTGGTCGACCTTGAAGGAACCGCCGAAGGGCTACACGTCGGGAACATGGGGACCATCGGCGGCCATCGCCCTGATCGAGCGCGACGGGCGC belongs to Stappia indica and includes:
- a CDS encoding ATP-binding cassette domain-containing protein codes for the protein MTREPILTARGLVKRYGRVVALDRADFDLYPGEILAVIGDNGAGKSTLIKAISGAVVPDEGEIRLEGRPVNFSSPMRAREAGIETVYQNLALSPALSIADNLFMGRELRSPGWMGKYLRKLDRKAMEKIAREKLSELGLMTIQNINQAVETLSGGQRQGVAVARAAAFGSKVVIMDEPTAALGVKESRKVLDLIRDVKARGLPIVLISHNMPHVFEVADRIHIHRLGRRACVIRPDDFSMSDAVAIMTGAMEPPQAAAA
- a CDS encoding sugar ABC transporter substrate-binding protein, producing the protein MLRKLMLAGTVLGMAAATPALGADISACLVTKTDTNPFFVKMKEGATAKAAELGIELKSYAGKIDGDHESQVAAIETCIADGAKGILITASDTKGIVDSVKQARDAGILVIALDTPLEPVDAADATFATDNFKAGELIGQWARATLGDAAADARIAMLDLAVSQPSVGVLRDQGFLTGFGIDVKDPNRWGDEDDPRIVGNDVTAGNEEGGRRAMENLLTKDPMVNVVYTINEPAAAGAYEALKAMGRENDVLIVSVDGGCPGVKNVVEGVIGATSQQYPLLMASLGIEAIKTFAETGAKPEPTPGKNFFDTGVALVTDKPAEGVPSIDTKEGMDKCWG
- a CDS encoding carbohydrate kinase family protein, whose amino-acid sequence is MILVCGEALFDLFAEDGGGGQLTLDARIGGSPFNVAVGLARLEVPVAYFGGLSRDFFGRRLKGALETEGVDTSLVVDSDALTTLSVVGLDASGSPAYSFYGEGAADRLVSPDDLPVLPEGVDTIHLGSFSALVPPVGDSLLQLVRREHGRRLVAYDPNIRPTVVADLAAWRGRLDDLLPHVDLLKISAEDAETLFPGADPAELARGWLARGPALVIVTRGREGASAFTATASASVPGRSVAVVDTVGAGDTFQAALLARLGETAARSRATLSALGEDALADLLDYAGRASAVTCTRRGADLPRRAELLA
- the zwf gene encoding glucose-6-phosphate dehydrogenase yields the protein MAARVIEVAPFDLIVFGATGDLAHRKLLPALYHRDLDGQIPLDARILACSRRDMSDSDYREFAREAISEHVSDIEDEALARFLDRLSYLAVDAAGERGWTELASALTGREDVVRAFYLAVSPDFFGPICERIGAHGLTTELARVVIEKPIGKDGESARKVNAAIGAVFREDQIFRIDHYLGKETVQNLMALRFANALFEPLWNAAHIDHVQITVAEALGVEGRAGYYDTAGAMRDMVQNHILQLLCLVAMEPPESMDADSVRDEKLKVLKALRPMDADLASRTTVRGQYRAGASAGGAVPGYLEELSNPASETETFVAVKAEIANWRWANVPFYLRTGKRLATRVSEIVVQFRPIPHSIFGEEAGAIPPNRLVIRLQPDEGVRMQVMIKDPGPGGMRLRQVPLDMSFAKAFAVRNPDAYERLIMDVIRGNQTLFMRRDEVEAAWAWVDPILQAWSTLKEPPKGYTSGTWGPSAAIALIERDGRTWFEDLI
- a CDS encoding ROK family transcriptional regulator: MARRPLVGQGSNSVQLRRYNERIVLQVLRRVGDASKADLARLAQLTNAAIGGIIQDLTASGLIETLGKRHDGGRGQPATMLRLSATGAYGFGVRIDRTSIETVLADFSGRIIGRQSHDRFLPEPERVVDIVARDIAILLRLISPQEHARIAGVGVAMPFNLGSWLHELGLPKANFHLWDDIDFKQMLEETVDFPVFSENDGTAAAIAELFSGAGRHADDFLYLFLGPAIGGGVVYGGDCVKGVQGNAGDVAMIPVPRSRLASAPAPRGEMDILLTRASLSALKRHLAHHGIVAETRDDLERAAESGHPAVEEWLEDCVAALTPAIWSAISLIDVPLVVIDFDIDGGLPQRLIDDLTRSLALAAPQSRVPPRLRRGSFGQDAGAVGAANLPIFFNYSPRTAIPTANEGKRGAADAAARKARKDVEPAQDGRPA
- a CDS encoding long-chain-fatty-acid--CoA ligase, coding for MHTYLDTAAREHGRRPAMDFLGKGWTYAEIAALTDRAAAGLQAMGVVKGDKVGLCLPNTPYYTIFYFAVLKIGGIVVNFNPLYVERELSFQARDSGTRIMVTMDLKVIYDKVEAVRREGTLDRVIVCPMADILPQPKKLLFQLFKRGDRARVPQDAAHPRFSEVVGHGASPRVADIRPDTDIAVLQYTGGTTGVPKGAMLTHTNLAANIEQMRSIFCEAKVGEEKMLCVLPFFHVFAMTVAQNLSVVLAAEMVLMPRFELKMLLDTIRRKKITLFPGVPTIYTAINNSEMTKGYDLTTIRLCISGGAPLPVEVKTQFEGLTGCILVEGYGLTEASPVVAANPLNENRRAGSIGLAIPGTVLEFRSLENPSQCVPEGEKGELVVRGPQVMAGYYNRPEDTARAIENGALHTGDVGYRDPDGFVYLVDRIKDLILCSGYNVYPRMIEEAIYQHPAVEETIVIAIPDPYRGQAPKAFIKLKPDEHVSAEDLRQFLKGHLSPIELPQEIEFRDALPKTMVGKLSKKELVEEEKAKRAAAAAAPEG
- a CDS encoding ABC transporter permease, with protein sequence MSDAQTSAKHDFEKGLDGSSSEVAAFERPARPLIDRIQHRLHARPEFVPLIVLVLSLAVFGILLGSKFFSPFALTLILQQVAIVGIVGCAQSLVILTAGIDLSVGAIMVLSSVVMGQFTFRYGLPPEIAVLCGLACGTFCGFINGALVAWMRLPPFIVTLGMWQIVLAANFLYSANETIRSQDIEAQAPILQFFGEKFSIGGAVFTYGVIAMFLLVLILNYVLNHTAWGRHVYAIGDDPEAAELAGVRVARMRISVYTLAGLICAIGGWAMIGRLGSVSPTTGQFTNIESITAVVIGGISLFGGRGSILGMLFGALIVGVFSLGLRLIGTDPQWTYLLIGMLIIGAVAIDQWIRKVAA
- the ade gene encoding adenine deaminase, with amino-acid sequence MPNTMETRAFLERAIAAGRGEEPADLVLRNVRLFSVIDGSLTETDVAIVGDRIVGTHGRYRGKREIDGGGRIVVPGFIDTHLHVESSLVTPLEFDRCVLPHGVTTAICDPHEIANVLGAAGIRYFLDASERTLMDLRVNLSSCVPATAFETAGARLEIEDLEPFRDHPKVIGLAEFMNFPGVLARDPGAIAKLAAFQDGHIDGHAPLLSGLDLNGYLAARIRTDHEATTAAEAREKLAKGMTILIREGSVSKDLEALAEILTPDASSFVCLCTDDRNPLDIAEEGHLDSMIRRLIARGARPCDAYRAASWSAAVAFGLRDRGQVAPGWRADIVLLDDLEDCRVHSVIAAGRPVDEAAFAARQSLQPVGLDSVRLQRPVTAEDFRIAATGSNERAVIGVVPGRIITEHLSRSLPEGEGGLLADPAADVAKVAVVERHGKNGNIGRGFVSGFGLQGGAIASSVGHDSHNICVVGCDDASMATAVNRIAELQGGFVVARGDTVMAELALPVAGLMSLASFEEVRHALESLRIAARALGCTLPEPFLQVAFLPLPVIPHLKITDRGMFDVDRFALLG